The Helianthus annuus cultivar XRQ/B chromosome 11, HanXRQr2.0-SUNRISE, whole genome shotgun sequence region CCTTGATCCAATTTCACTCAGTTCACTTGCCTATATGAAATTATTTATATTTTGAGTTTATGGGTAGAGTGAAAGAAAATCTAAAATAATGTATATGAATAAGCTCAAAGCTTGTAGCAACAATATTTGTAGCAGCTTGGATTCATCTTTTTTCATCCAAATATTAGCCACAATTTTTATAAATGGTGTCTTCTTTACAATGCCATTTTCTCTAAGCATTTATCATTTTTGATGTAATTTATTATTGTTGAAGGTAAAAATGTCATACTGATAGGTAAAAATGGCAAAAGGGATGGTCTGTTGGGTTGGGTTGAGTAAGGGGTCAACGTTGGTCATTTTAATCTCTGGTTACCTTTCTTGGaaaattttgttttatgtttttctttatATTAAACAAACCCACCCGTTATATATTTTATCCGGTATCAAATATATACAACCCCGATTGACCCATTCCCGCACTCTTATAACACCAGCATAGCAGCCTTTTGGAATAATTAGAAATTACTTGGGTTAAACATTATTTACCTCTTGTGCATCAACTGATTTGTCATCTGTTTCTTCCTTCACAAACTCTCTAGGCGTTTCATTCAGATCCTGCTCCTTGAAATCAGCCACTACGGGCGCATGTTCTTCTGTTGTTTCTTTTATATCCTCACACGCAGCATCTTGTGAGCTTGTAACACCATAACCATCACCTTGGTTCTTCTCCAACACGTTGAAAGCTTCTTTCTTACCCTGCTCGACGCTGTCGGTTTCAGACTTCTCGGGGACACTGTTTCCACATACTTCACTCTCAATAGCCTTTTCTCCAATCTTTATGGTTTCTTCTTCAGGTTCTGTTGGTTTTGCAGCCTTGTAACTTTCTGGTGTGTTGCTGTGTTCATCAGCAATGACCATGGTAACTGAGAGTGCTTGATAAAAAATACCACTCTCATCGGTTGGTTTACTGGTACCGGTTTCTAGTGGTGTATATACAGTTGTTGCCACTAGGCTGCTAGTTTCAAGTTGCTTCACTTGGTTTCCAGGAAGTTCGGTTACTTTTTCTTCGAAACTTTCACTTGTCAATGCATTCTCTTCCCTTTCACCTTTCTGCAGGTAATTTACATATCAGAATAAACTATAAACTATGCTGAGAATATTATTAGATTTGCTATAACTGAACTTAAAAAGAAATCAAAATTATAAATTGACTCACCTGGAAcctatttacaaaaaaaaaagataaaaaataaaaaccatggTACATATTTTTTGTGATAATTAATTGAATTGCATGTATATAAGGTAAATCACgtatctgt contains the following coding sequences:
- the LOC110890695 gene encoding transcriptional regulator ATRX-like, coding for MVIADEHSNTPESYKAAKPTEPEEETIKIGEKAIESEVCGNSVPEKSETDSVEQGKKEAFNVLEKNQGDGYGVTSSQDAACEDIKETTEEHAPVVADFKEQDLNETPREFVKEETDDKSVDAQEASELSEIGSRDTEEQKYEESVKKIKQDVEIEETKPDVEIAKKEQNGLLQAITPDACTSTQTIPQVETTEHEEKEQVVNVLEKDQDEDDVTRAQEVTVEGGLQEKTHHNDNNEREVVEAKESVEEDVADVCVSTHVKESTKI